The Desulfatiglans sp. genome contains the following window.
GTAAAAGGCTGATTGTGCAGTTTTTTCCCATTTTAATTCTGTGGCATAAGAACTGGTGGTCTTTAAAAAGAGTAATATCAATACTGTAATAACAAATGCTGTCTTTGTTTTTATCATCTGTTTGCCTTTATAAAAATCCATTACCAATTCTCACTGCATCAGATTCGGTAAAAAGAGCCCGATCTGGGGAAATATCATAATCAACGTCATAGCAAGAAAACCCAGTAGCATAAAGGGCATAGTTGACCTGAACACATCACCGAGAGTAACACCTGTCGGAGCAATGGCCTTCATGGTAAAACAGTCCATACCGAACGGGGGGCTGATCAAACCTAATTGTATGTTTATCAGTGATATCACTGCAAACCAGAGGGTATCATATCCAAGCGCCTTTATGAGAGGGAAAAAGACCGGGACAGTAATCATGACAATACTTGCAGGGTCCATAAATGCACCCAGGAATATAAGGATAAGCTGGGTCGCAATAACAAGCATTACAGGGTGAACTTCAAGACCGGTTGCCCACCCGATGAGACCTGTGATAGCCCCGGTTGTGGCCAGTATGCGGCTGAAGCTTATAGAACCAACAACAATGAAAAAGACCATTACTGTAACGTGGATAGTGTTCTGTGCAGAGACCCTGATGGTCTTTAGTGATAGCTTCCTGTATATTGCGGCCAGAATATAACATGCTATTACCCCAAGTGCGGCCGATTCTCCGGGGGTTGCAATGCCGGTAAATACACTGCCTATAACCGCAAAAATCACAAGCACTACAGGGGCTATCTGTGTAAATATAATCCTGATCTTTTGTGAAAGTGATACGTGAGGGACCTCATAATTCGGAGCCAGGGAGGGATTGATAATGCAACGTATGATAATATAACCTATGAACATGGCAGCTACGAGGAGCCCCGGTATTATGATGGCAAGAAGCAATTTACCGATGGAAACCTGTGCAACTGCTCCAAGGAAAACTGCAAGGGCGCTGGGTGGTATAAGGATGGCAAGTGTCCCGCTTGATACGATAGGCCCCAGTGACATGGTTTTAGAGTATCCTTTTCTGTTCATTTCCGGGACAAGCACCTTTCCGAGTATGCCTATGGAGCCCCCGCTTATGCCGATCATTGTTCCAAGTAGAACGCCGGAGCCAATAGCAAGTATGCTGAGTCTTCCGGGGAGCTTGCCAAGTATCTGGTCTATGGCATCAATAAGACGTGTTCCTGTTCCTGATGTAAAGACAATATCGCCCATAAGAATAAAAAGAGGTATGGGTAAAAAGTTATAATTGGTAACCGAACTGTAAAAGCTCATGGCAAGTTGTTCGAGTCCCGCTTCGCCTCCCCAGAAAATGTATCCCCCGATAATGCAGATGAATATGAAGGCAAATGATATGGGCATGCCTGTTCCCATGAGGATAACCAGCAACCCGAACATCAGCAAAATGGCAAAATACCACTCCAAGGCAATACCTCCGGTTAAGTATGTGAAGGGAACTTTTTAACGTCAGACTTCTTGTCATCAGCCTTTTCCATGCCTGATAGAAGCAAATATCTCTTTAAAAAATCCCTTGTGTTTCTAATGAGCTGAAGAAACAGCATAAAAAATCCAA
Protein-coding sequences here:
- a CDS encoding TRAP transporter large permease subunit; the encoded protein is MEWYFAILLMFGLLVILMGTGMPISFAFIFICIIGGYIFWGGEAGLEQLAMSFYSSVTNYNFLPIPLFILMGDIVFTSGTGTRLIDAIDQILGKLPGRLSILAIGSGVLLGTMIGISGGSIGILGKVLVPEMNRKGYSKTMSLGPIVSSGTLAILIPPSALAVFLGAVAQVSIGKLLLAIIIPGLLVAAMFIGYIIIRCIINPSLAPNYEVPHVSLSQKIRIIFTQIAPVVLVIFAVIGSVFTGIATPGESAALGVIACYILAAIYRKLSLKTIRVSAQNTIHVTVMVFFIVVGSISFSRILATTGAITGLIGWATGLEVHPVMLVIATQLILIFLGAFMDPASIVMITVPVFFPLIKALGYDTLWFAVISLINIQLGLISPPFGMDCFTMKAIAPTGVTLGDVFRSTMPFMLLGFLAMTLIMIFPQIGLFLPNLMQ